A stretch of the Bacillus licheniformis DSM 13 = ATCC 14580 genome encodes the following:
- a CDS encoding helix-turn-helix domain-containing protein, with amino-acid sequence MAQLYTYLLAHVNGQAENERYMSAFPSVDKIAEDTGIGRNRIARLANVLEAVGLLKTAYDYASNKREKLYYPQYYSGLSDAEIRRRLDVIYGQSP; translated from the coding sequence ATGGCGCAATTGTATACGTACCTTCTGGCGCACGTGAACGGGCAGGCCGAGAACGAACGGTATATGAGCGCGTTCCCTTCGGTGGATAAGATCGCCGAGGATACGGGAATAGGGCGCAACAGGATAGCGCGGTTGGCTAACGTGTTGGAGGCGGTAGGACTACTGAAGACAGCGTATGACTATGCGTCGAATAAGCGCGAGAAGTTGTATTATCCGCAATATTATAGCGGGCTAAGTGATGCAGAGATAAGGCGGAGGCTGGACGTTATATACGGTCAATCACCGTAG